Part of the Phaeodactylum tricornutum CCAP 1055/1 chromosome 5, whole genome shotgun sequence genome is shown below.
TGGGTGTGGACGATCAGGCCGTATCGCTGCCGGTTGGATTATTTATAGATATGGTGTTTCTGTGGAAGAGGCGACAGACGAGGTGGTTCGCTGTGCTATTCGAAATAGTGTTTGCCGTAAGGGAAACTGTTATATGCTGGCCGAATGGCTGAATGCCCCGCACCTAAATTGctgctgattgtgagacgACCACTTTTCCTTCAACAATAGCTCCGTCTTTTTACGTCTAGTTCATAGAAGAAACAGTGCTTGTGTAGCGCCACTCTGTGTATTTTTATCGAATTTATGGAAGTTCAAACCCTAGGAATCCTTTTTCGGCGCAGTCTCGCAACAGGCCATTATGCGTTGGACAAGCGTCATCGCCTAGATCGAAAAAGTATTGGTTACGCCATTGGAACTCCTTGACTGCACACGGGAAGTCAGCGACGACATCAGTGTAAGCAGCCAGTCGCGCCATTGTACCATCAGGGAATTCAATACCTTCTTTGGCACACACAGCTGCAGTGAGTTCGTTTACGACGGCTTCCACAATATCTCTATATTCTTCACTAGCCTGGCCGACTGATTTACATTCTTTCGCAGTTCCAACAAGCATGTACGTGGATATCCAACTGAATAAGGGGACAAAGGAGTTAGCTAATCCATTTTGGTCAAAATCAAAAATATGACCTTTTTTCCTACAGTGACCGACTTACATCAGCTTTTCAAACATTGCGGGCCGATAACTTTTCGGTGAAACAACATTGCATTTCAAGTCCAAAGATGCCAGTCTGTCGGCAAAGGCTTGAGCGTGAATGCCTGTGGCAGCTGTCAACCCCTCAGGGTTGACGGATGTGACACCATCAACGGCCTTGGCCTCCATGCTGGCCTTAGAGAGATACAAAAGGACTTGTGTGTTGCCCAAAAGACCTTTGGAGTCCAGAAACTTATCGAGGTATCCGTTCTGCATAAAAACTAGATCCTTTCTCCGATTTTCGGGACACTTTTCGACAATGCTCTCTAAAGAATCGTTGCGGGTTGCAATTAGAATGGAGCCCTTACCTTCACTATCGATACTATCTTCGCGGCCCGATACCTTACACTTTCCAGCTTCCGCTAGAAGAGCGCCAATCCGCCCGGAACCAATAATTTCGGAAAACGGGACTTGTCCTCCGGAAGAAGCATCATCGCCAGCGCTGACATTGCCTCCCCGCTTGCCAAGCCATTGTTTTTTGCGCTCGCGCTTGTCGGCGGCTCGAGAACCCATCACCTTAACTGAGACGCGTTTCATGTGATTGGAGAGCCATGCATCGGAAGTGACGATTATCGAAAGTACGGCAAAAAGCACCGCTTGGTGTCTCATTGTCGGTCCCATTGGATGCTTTGTTGTGTGTCTATCAAGAATCATTCACTGACAGAGaaacaacaaacgaaaacACAAATGTGACGTCTGTTATTTTTCActattaactgtaaaatttATAGTTGGCTGTACTTCCAAAAAAATGTTTCTCCGGGTTTTCATGTTTACCTCTTTTCTCCTTACTGATTTTCGCTATGCTAATGCAAGTCCTTTTCTGCCCAGATCGTTTGAACACCAGGCGCTTCTCGTCATCgactgtcgttgttgtcggtCCTGAAGGTGTGTTACCTGCATCTAGTGTACTCAAGTCTACCAAAAGGCCTTTTATTGTATCGTATGTGTCTTTGAAATGCTAAAGAAGAGAAAGGACGATACTTATGGACCGTGAAACGATATTTTCTTGATGCTCTTGAAGGTTTTTTGTCCGCTGTCTTTTGATGGCAAGCATGGCTTTCACATTGTTTTACGATCTTCCTGTCGAGTTTCTGCGTGAAATAATGGGTAGCAACTGGGAGTGTGTGTACTTGAGGAATTAAATTGGTGCTTCAGTTCTCTcactttttgtttcttctacTCGCAGTATATATCATGCCGAAGCAAATTACAGATATTCGTGATTTTCTGCAAAAGGCTCGTCGCGCCGATGCCAAGCTGGTAAAGATCCGTAAGCGCGATTCTCAGACCAAGTTCAAGATCCGATGCTCTCGCCATCTGTATACTCTGGTCGTCACGGATGCTGAAAAGGCTGACAAGCTTACCCAAAGTCTACCACCGGGTCTCGAACGTAAAACAATCTAAAACTTCTTGAGCAAAGAGCCAAGGTTAGGGACACTCTTATGTACTCAAGATTCTTAACTAACGTCAAGTCTAAGTGACTGCCTTACTACTCCTTCCATACTTTCGTGAGTCAAGAAAACCCCTCGGTGTCATTCTAGAAAATCTAAAACTAAGTTGATCACTGTGGACATACTCTTTGctccaaaagcaaatgctCAGCGCTTTTCGGCTTACATCTATTGATATGTTGCCATTTGTGTGCTAACCCTAACACGCCTTCGATTTCAAATAGTGCCAAACCCTCTTTTCGATAAAAGTTGTCTGGTAGGATGTATGCTTATCGAAAACTTTTCTTAGCACTTCCTTCTAAGGAAGGCAGACCGGCCGCTTC
Proteins encoded:
- a CDS encoding predicted protein encodes the protein IIGSGRIGALLAEAGKCKVSGREDSIDSEGKGSILIATRNDSLESIVEKCPENRRKDLVFMQNGYLDKFLDSKGLLGNTQVLLYLSKASMEAKAVDGVTSVNPEGLTAATGIHAQAFADRLASLDLKCNVVSPKSYRPAMFEKLIWISTYMLVGTAKECKSVGQASEEYRDIVEAVVNELTAAVCAKEGIEFPDGTMARLAAYTDVVADFPCAVKEFQWRNQYFFDLGDDA
- a CDS encoding predicted protein, producing the protein MPKQITDIRDFLQKARRADAKLVKIRKRDSQTKFKIRCSRHLYTLVVTDAEKADKLTQSLPPGLERKTI